A region of Panicum virgatum strain AP13 chromosome 8N, P.virgatum_v5, whole genome shotgun sequence DNA encodes the following proteins:
- the LOC120685347 gene encoding bifunctional dihydrofolate reductase-thymidylate synthase-like isoform X1 — MLVAEVLRAGPYISRFSRHAWKVARFSSIGCSVVSQFKKPQFLDLLSKISSFRCSQSRLVAMATAPANGNSQSGPQRNYQVVVAATCDLGIGKGGILPWKLPGDLKFFKELTLSTSDPGKKNAVIMGRKTWESIPVKLRPLPGRLNVILTRSGSFDFATVENVVICGSMKSALELLASTPYCLSIEKVFVIGGGQVLREYLNGPACEAIHLTDIQSSIVCDTFIPPIDFSVFQPWYSSFPLVESNIRHSFVTFVRVRKSLAETNDSNGKESTEVDSKNDKFEMDNFSFLPKMIFDRHEEYHYLNLVEDIISSGAQKNDRTGTGTLSKFGCQMRFNLRKNFPLLTTKRVFWRGVVEELLWFISGSTNAKVLQEKGIHIWDGNASREYLDSVGLAHREEGDLGPVYGFQWRHFGAEYTDMHADYTGKGFDQLMDVIDKIKNNPDDRRIILSAWNPSDLKKMALPPCHMFAQFYVESGELSCQMYQRSADMGLGVPFNIASYSLLTYMIAQVCDLSPGDFVHVIGDAHVYRTHVRALEEQIQKMPKPFPILKINPSKKDINSFVASDFKLVGYDPHQKIEMKMAI, encoded by the exons ATGTTAGTGGCAGAGGTGCTCAGGGCAGGACCATACATCTCTAGGTTTTCTCGACATGCATGGAAA GTTGCGAGATTTTCCAGCATTGGTTGTTCAGTTGTTTCACAATTTAAAAAACCTCAATTTCTGGACTTGCTCAGCAAAATAAGTTCGTTCCGCTGTAGTCAATCCCGACTGGTAGCAATGGCAACCGCTCCAGCCAATGGTAATTCGCAGAGTGGCCCTCAGCGGAACTATCAGGTTGTTGTTGCTGCCACTTGTGACTTGGGCATTGGGAAGGGTGGGATCTTGCCATGGAAGCTTCCTGGTGACCTTAAGTTCTTCAAGGAGCTTACGCTTTCAACATCTGACCCTGGCAAGAAGAATGCAGTTATAATGGGAAGGAAAACATGGGAGAGCATTCCTGTTAAGTTGAGGCCATTGCCTGGTCGTTTGAATGTCATACTTACTCGATCTGGTAGTTTTGATTTTGCAACAGTAGAAAATGTTGTTATCTGTGGAAGCATGAAGTCTGCCTTAGAATTGCTAGCATCAACTCCATATTGCTTATCAATTGAGAAAGTTTTTGTTATAGGGGGTGGGCAGGTACTGAG GGAGTATCTTAATGGACCTGCATGTGAGGCCATCCATCTAACTGACATTCAGTCGAGCATTGTGTGTGACACTTTCATCCCCCCAATTGACTTCTCAGTGTTCCAACCATGGTATTCATCTTTTCCGCTGGTAGAAAGCAACATTAGGCATTCTTTCGTGACCTTTGTTCGTGTTAGAAAATCACTGGCAGAAACTAATGATTCAAATGGAAAGGAATCAACTGAGGTTGATAGCAAGAACGACAAGTTTGAAATGgataatttttcttttctcccgaAGATGATATTTGATCGCCATGAGGAGTATCATTATCTTAATCTTGTTGAAGATATTATAAGCTCTGGTGCTCAGAAAAATGACAGGACAGGAACTGGAACATTGTCAAAATTTGGGTGTCAG ATGCGGTTCAACTTAAGGAAAAATTTTCCTCTGCTGACAACAAAG AGGGTATTTTGGCGTGGTGTTGTCGAAGAACTCCTGTGGTTCATCAGTGGTTCAACAAATGCAAAG GTTCTACAAGAGAAAGGTATTCATATCTGGGATGGCAATGCTTCAAGAGAATATCTTGACAG TGTTGGCTTGGCACACAGGGAGGAAGGTGATCTAGGTCCAGTTTATGGATTTCAATGGCGACACTTTGGTGCTGA ATATACTGACATGCATGCTGACTACACTGGAAAAGGTTTTGATCAGCTAATGGATGTGATTGACAAGATCAAGAATAATCCTGATGATCGTCGAATAATTTTGTCGGCATGGAATCCTTCAgacttgaagaagatggctctTCCTCCTTGCCACATGTTTGCACAA TTTTACGTTGAGAGTGGGGAGCTATCTTGCCAGATGTATCAACGCTCTGCAGACATGGGACTTGGTGTTCCATTCAATATAGCATCATATTCTCTCCTCACTTACATGATTGCTCAAGTTTGTG ATCTTTCTCCTGGGGATTTTGTCCATGTTATAGGTGATGCACATGTCTACAGAACTCATGTCCGAGCTTTGGAGGAGCAAATTCAGAAGATGCCGAAGCCTTTTCCA ATTTTGAAGATAAATCCTTCAAAGAAGGACATAAATTCTTTTGTGGCATCAGACTTCAAGCTGGTT
- the LOC120685347 gene encoding bifunctional dihydrofolate reductase-thymidylate synthase-like isoform X2, whose amino-acid sequence MVARFSSIGCSVVSQFKKPQFLDLLSKISSFRCSQSRLVAMATAPANGNSQSGPQRNYQVVVAATCDLGIGKGGILPWKLPGDLKFFKELTLSTSDPGKKNAVIMGRKTWESIPVKLRPLPGRLNVILTRSGSFDFATVENVVICGSMKSALELLASTPYCLSIEKVFVIGGGQVLREYLNGPACEAIHLTDIQSSIVCDTFIPPIDFSVFQPWYSSFPLVESNIRHSFVTFVRVRKSLAETNDSNGKESTEVDSKNDKFEMDNFSFLPKMIFDRHEEYHYLNLVEDIISSGAQKNDRTGTGTLSKFGCQMRFNLRKNFPLLTTKRVFWRGVVEELLWFISGSTNAKVLQEKGIHIWDGNASREYLDSVGLAHREEGDLGPVYGFQWRHFGAEYTDMHADYTGKGFDQLMDVIDKIKNNPDDRRIILSAWNPSDLKKMALPPCHMFAQFYVESGELSCQMYQRSADMGLGVPFNIASYSLLTYMIAQVCDLSPGDFVHVIGDAHVYRTHVRALEEQIQKMPKPFPILKINPSKKDINSFVASDFKLVGYDPHQKIEMKMAI is encoded by the exons ATG GTTGCGAGATTTTCCAGCATTGGTTGTTCAGTTGTTTCACAATTTAAAAAACCTCAATTTCTGGACTTGCTCAGCAAAATAAGTTCGTTCCGCTGTAGTCAATCCCGACTGGTAGCAATGGCAACCGCTCCAGCCAATGGTAATTCGCAGAGTGGCCCTCAGCGGAACTATCAGGTTGTTGTTGCTGCCACTTGTGACTTGGGCATTGGGAAGGGTGGGATCTTGCCATGGAAGCTTCCTGGTGACCTTAAGTTCTTCAAGGAGCTTACGCTTTCAACATCTGACCCTGGCAAGAAGAATGCAGTTATAATGGGAAGGAAAACATGGGAGAGCATTCCTGTTAAGTTGAGGCCATTGCCTGGTCGTTTGAATGTCATACTTACTCGATCTGGTAGTTTTGATTTTGCAACAGTAGAAAATGTTGTTATCTGTGGAAGCATGAAGTCTGCCTTAGAATTGCTAGCATCAACTCCATATTGCTTATCAATTGAGAAAGTTTTTGTTATAGGGGGTGGGCAGGTACTGAG GGAGTATCTTAATGGACCTGCATGTGAGGCCATCCATCTAACTGACATTCAGTCGAGCATTGTGTGTGACACTTTCATCCCCCCAATTGACTTCTCAGTGTTCCAACCATGGTATTCATCTTTTCCGCTGGTAGAAAGCAACATTAGGCATTCTTTCGTGACCTTTGTTCGTGTTAGAAAATCACTGGCAGAAACTAATGATTCAAATGGAAAGGAATCAACTGAGGTTGATAGCAAGAACGACAAGTTTGAAATGgataatttttcttttctcccgaAGATGATATTTGATCGCCATGAGGAGTATCATTATCTTAATCTTGTTGAAGATATTATAAGCTCTGGTGCTCAGAAAAATGACAGGACAGGAACTGGAACATTGTCAAAATTTGGGTGTCAG ATGCGGTTCAACTTAAGGAAAAATTTTCCTCTGCTGACAACAAAG AGGGTATTTTGGCGTGGTGTTGTCGAAGAACTCCTGTGGTTCATCAGTGGTTCAACAAATGCAAAG GTTCTACAAGAGAAAGGTATTCATATCTGGGATGGCAATGCTTCAAGAGAATATCTTGACAG TGTTGGCTTGGCACACAGGGAGGAAGGTGATCTAGGTCCAGTTTATGGATTTCAATGGCGACACTTTGGTGCTGA ATATACTGACATGCATGCTGACTACACTGGAAAAGGTTTTGATCAGCTAATGGATGTGATTGACAAGATCAAGAATAATCCTGATGATCGTCGAATAATTTTGTCGGCATGGAATCCTTCAgacttgaagaagatggctctTCCTCCTTGCCACATGTTTGCACAA TTTTACGTTGAGAGTGGGGAGCTATCTTGCCAGATGTATCAACGCTCTGCAGACATGGGACTTGGTGTTCCATTCAATATAGCATCATATTCTCTCCTCACTTACATGATTGCTCAAGTTTGTG ATCTTTCTCCTGGGGATTTTGTCCATGTTATAGGTGATGCACATGTCTACAGAACTCATGTCCGAGCTTTGGAGGAGCAAATTCAGAAGATGCCGAAGCCTTTTCCA ATTTTGAAGATAAATCCTTCAAAGAAGGACATAAATTCTTTTGTGGCATCAGACTTCAAGCTGGTT
- the LOC120685347 gene encoding bifunctional dihydrofolate reductase-thymidylate synthase-like isoform X3: MATAPANGNSQSGPQRNYQVVVAATCDLGIGKGGILPWKLPGDLKFFKELTLSTSDPGKKNAVIMGRKTWESIPVKLRPLPGRLNVILTRSGSFDFATVENVVICGSMKSALELLASTPYCLSIEKVFVIGGGQVLREYLNGPACEAIHLTDIQSSIVCDTFIPPIDFSVFQPWYSSFPLVESNIRHSFVTFVRVRKSLAETNDSNGKESTEVDSKNDKFEMDNFSFLPKMIFDRHEEYHYLNLVEDIISSGAQKNDRTGTGTLSKFGCQMRFNLRKNFPLLTTKRVFWRGVVEELLWFISGSTNAKVLQEKGIHIWDGNASREYLDSVGLAHREEGDLGPVYGFQWRHFGAEYTDMHADYTGKGFDQLMDVIDKIKNNPDDRRIILSAWNPSDLKKMALPPCHMFAQFYVESGELSCQMYQRSADMGLGVPFNIASYSLLTYMIAQVCDLSPGDFVHVIGDAHVYRTHVRALEEQIQKMPKPFPILKINPSKKDINSFVASDFKLVGYDPHQKIEMKMAI; this comes from the exons ATGGCAACCGCTCCAGCCAATGGTAATTCGCAGAGTGGCCCTCAGCGGAACTATCAGGTTGTTGTTGCTGCCACTTGTGACTTGGGCATTGGGAAGGGTGGGATCTTGCCATGGAAGCTTCCTGGTGACCTTAAGTTCTTCAAGGAGCTTACGCTTTCAACATCTGACCCTGGCAAGAAGAATGCAGTTATAATGGGAAGGAAAACATGGGAGAGCATTCCTGTTAAGTTGAGGCCATTGCCTGGTCGTTTGAATGTCATACTTACTCGATCTGGTAGTTTTGATTTTGCAACAGTAGAAAATGTTGTTATCTGTGGAAGCATGAAGTCTGCCTTAGAATTGCTAGCATCAACTCCATATTGCTTATCAATTGAGAAAGTTTTTGTTATAGGGGGTGGGCAGGTACTGAG GGAGTATCTTAATGGACCTGCATGTGAGGCCATCCATCTAACTGACATTCAGTCGAGCATTGTGTGTGACACTTTCATCCCCCCAATTGACTTCTCAGTGTTCCAACCATGGTATTCATCTTTTCCGCTGGTAGAAAGCAACATTAGGCATTCTTTCGTGACCTTTGTTCGTGTTAGAAAATCACTGGCAGAAACTAATGATTCAAATGGAAAGGAATCAACTGAGGTTGATAGCAAGAACGACAAGTTTGAAATGgataatttttcttttctcccgaAGATGATATTTGATCGCCATGAGGAGTATCATTATCTTAATCTTGTTGAAGATATTATAAGCTCTGGTGCTCAGAAAAATGACAGGACAGGAACTGGAACATTGTCAAAATTTGGGTGTCAG ATGCGGTTCAACTTAAGGAAAAATTTTCCTCTGCTGACAACAAAG AGGGTATTTTGGCGTGGTGTTGTCGAAGAACTCCTGTGGTTCATCAGTGGTTCAACAAATGCAAAG GTTCTACAAGAGAAAGGTATTCATATCTGGGATGGCAATGCTTCAAGAGAATATCTTGACAG TGTTGGCTTGGCACACAGGGAGGAAGGTGATCTAGGTCCAGTTTATGGATTTCAATGGCGACACTTTGGTGCTGA ATATACTGACATGCATGCTGACTACACTGGAAAAGGTTTTGATCAGCTAATGGATGTGATTGACAAGATCAAGAATAATCCTGATGATCGTCGAATAATTTTGTCGGCATGGAATCCTTCAgacttgaagaagatggctctTCCTCCTTGCCACATGTTTGCACAA TTTTACGTTGAGAGTGGGGAGCTATCTTGCCAGATGTATCAACGCTCTGCAGACATGGGACTTGGTGTTCCATTCAATATAGCATCATATTCTCTCCTCACTTACATGATTGCTCAAGTTTGTG ATCTTTCTCCTGGGGATTTTGTCCATGTTATAGGTGATGCACATGTCTACAGAACTCATGTCCGAGCTTTGGAGGAGCAAATTCAGAAGATGCCGAAGCCTTTTCCA ATTTTGAAGATAAATCCTTCAAAGAAGGACATAAATTCTTTTGTGGCATCAGACTTCAAGCTGGTT